AAAACTAGTTTCCACACATATGGAATAAAGAACTCTTCTGGATGACTCTCTTGTTCATATGTGAAGCGTAGTTGCGTAAACATCTGTTAAAACAAAGGCATGTTAATCCTCAAGATAATATTCCCATTTTAGACTAAACTTCTAAGTTTAAAATCTTTTCCTCCATTCTTCACCTTCATCCCCTCACCCCGCCAAGATCGGCAGTTAAGAATTATGACTTGCAATACTTTCTCTACTGACCATTCACCATCCATTGATTGGGCATCCATGCGACtgttaaaataatctaataccTACAGAGGCAGAAGAGACCATAAAAGTCAAATGCACTCACGAAAACATAGCATATAAGAAATCCTTGTGGATAATTAAGCAACATAAGCTTGCCATATAACAAATTGCAAGAATGCCAAGACAGAATTGATGAAGAAATccctaataaaatattctggAGCATACAGTATAAATGTTTTCAAGCAGCTCATTGAAGCGAGGATGATTCTTGAAAGGCTGAAAGACCTCCTGTCTGTGCATTATCGCATAAACAACCTGCTCGATTTCATAAAGTGGGGAATTCAGAAAACCTGAAAGGCACTGATgtgaaatttaaagaaaaaaaatatcaccttttttttttaatatcaccttttttttttaatatcactTGAATCATTACACATCAAAAGATGATACCTCCGGATTCCGTGGAAGGGCATAAGTCAAAATAGCATTTAAAATTTCAAGAACAAGTCTAAGGAAGTCTGTATATATATGCAACTCCGCTGActgcaacaaaaaataatctagcTTAGCAATAGACTAAAATATGAGAAGCAAAATCCAAATAGCCTCGAATTTGAGTGTGTTACGGACCACATCTTCTGAAAGGCTGTTTATTGAGTTGCCTTTGCCTAGAATCCCCTTATTATCTCTTAGCTCCACTAATTTGTTATACCTAAATCCAGTGATACATTAATGGCAGCAATCATAAAACACCAGAACATGAAGCAGCACAGCATGAAGGCCcgggaaaataaaatgaacaggAGTAACCTACTTGCGTGAGAGCATAAAGAAAAGGCTGACCAGCCTCTGCGATGCATATGAACTCAAACGGTGGACATGAGGTGCCATGTTTGCCAATGTTGCAAGACAGGTTGTATGAAGATAAACATCCTGCATAATTGACcatttaataaattatcatGGGAAGAAGAGTTGTCCTACAAGTAGATGACAAGCTACATGCCAACATCGTCTTTGATTTGATATGCatttatgaaaaacattatGGAAACTGGTTCTGAACTGATTTTGAGAAACATCAAAtggttcagtttttttttttttttttccttcttggaTATGTAAATACAAAACACTCACCTACGAGGCACTGAACCTATGAACTTGCCCTACAAAAACTATTTTCGCCTCCAAGTAGAGAAGGGGGAGGCTATTTGGTCCAAAGACCACTGGCCAATAAGGGTTGGAGGGTGGAATGGGGAGGATTGGCTTGAGAGAAAAAATGACTTACTGAGTTTTGTAGGGTAGGACTAGCTTcagaattaagatttgaaatctGTAGCAATTTCAGGTATATACaccaatttttaatataactacCTATAATGCAGTTAATAACCTGTCTCAACCTCGAGGCTCAGGTTCTGGATTGAATAACCAAGTTACGACAAGGCAATGGGTGACTCACAAATATCCAATACAGATTTGGGACTCTTGGTTGGGCCATTTCCTAGGGGATCAGGTTCAGGTTGAGGCCCCGCCATCATCCCCAGAAAAaccttaaaattgatatatcgataaaaatatatatatattttacttataaaaaaaaatgtcaaatagcCTTCATACAAAATGACACCTACTCCCACTGAACATAAGCAATGAAGGAGAAGCATGGGTTCAATCCCATGTGCTTGACTTGCATGCACttgtcataaaaatattttcattgtctTTTGACATATTGAACAAAGAATCAAGTTAATACATCAGATCCCAGATATTAAATGTTGGAATTTTATAGAAaggattttttttcataatggaCATCAATTTCAAGTTAAATAAGCAAGCCTGCTATAGCACTCTCTTGTATATAAGTTTCAACAAAGTCAtcaaaattatagaaaataagcAATTTGGAAATTGTGCTTGTAAGATCTTACCCGCAACTTAGATAGATTATATTGCACAGTCCTTATGAGAATAATGACCATCAGGGAACCAAGAGATGTCTGTTGCAAGAGTCGTTCTTTGTACCATGGAACACCAGGCAATATCTGTCCAGATAATCTATGTCAATACAATCCTTGTGTAGAAGTTAAATGGCAAACAGATGAAATCCTTACCAGCTTATGAATGCTTGCATTAAATGAAGAATCCTGACTTAGGATGAGAAGTATAATCAGCAACATGTAGATTTGATTTGGTGTCCTCCAAGGAGCATTATATAAAGCCTCCAAAAGGGGCATCAACTAATGAAAACACAGATAAGAATTAGGCTGTGCTGAAGCTATTCCACATCAGTAGTACATATGACAGACGGCACAACAGATtgcttaattaaaaaaattttaacaacTTAGTTAAGCTCAAGTCATTTGcaccatacatacatacatacatatatatatgtgtgtgtgtgtggatatatatatatatatatatatagagagagagagagagagagtagtctTTATTCTGTTTAGgctgaaaataaaaacttaaactgCTACTTCATACCAATGTATCTGAATCAGTTCGCACTAAGACATACTCCAAAAAGTCAGAGTTCCCTTGCAGCAATGAATAAAGCAATAAGACAGCAGCCTCATCAGCCAAGCACCTGCAAAGTCAGAACTGTTAGGGTTTCTAAGAAGATGCATGGTAACATACAAAACAGGAGGCCTGGTGTTCTAAGTTACTGTTGCTAGGCGCAAAAGACAAGTACAACATATTGGCAGGCATATTTGGTTATCAAGAAAGCTAATGAAATTGATCTATTTTGATCAAGCATACTCAAAGGTAGGTGCACACAGTATATCATTGTACCCTCACATGATATAACTCAAATAACAAGTCTAAACTTAAAATACTGATACAGAAGGAAGAAATCATACTCACATGCCAAGAGTATCAAACAGAGAAGCAAACGGTAATCTCACAACTGGACCATTATGTGCATTCCCTTCAACATCTATACGGTCAACTGCAAGCAGGGAACTATGTTACTGAAGGAAAcctagctaaaataaataaatagcaagATTAACAATCTTACATTCAACGTCTTTTGCATTTTCCAAGGCCTTGCAGTAATGGTTGTCAGAAAAATATGTGTTCTCTTTTAGAAGGGAATCTGAAGTAGCACTATCAACACTCTTGTCCGTCTTGGACTCATTGCTCACAACACATTTATGATAATGAATGAGCACAAGAAGCACAAGCAGACTGCAGTCTGCCAATGGACTTTTTGAGTATTCACCTTTTGAATTGCCCAAATAACTCAAAggcaataaaacaaaatttgctGCAAGGAGAATATCCGGATAAGATTCAATGAATGATATAAGCCTTAAACATTGCCCAAAAACTTATCTCTCATTGATGAAAAAGGATGTGATAATATTCTAAAGAAGGATAAATATGTGAAATCCtgggaaaatgatggaaaacaAAGCATAAAATAGTGCTATTTGATCTATTATCAGTGGCACCCGCAGTGAAAACTCTTAGGAGCAAGCTAGAAAGAATGAGCATCAAAGAAATCCACCATACCAGCTGCAGAACCTACTCTTTGAAGAACACTAGGCTGACTTCCTTCATAAAATATCGAATAAGATGCACTTTTGAAGGGCATGCCAGGTTGTGAGATGTAATTGAGCAGCAGTTTGCGCACAACCAAACTAACCAAAGAGCTATCCTGAAAATAGCAGTAGCAATCTGAGATGCTAACAATGTATTGGAACGATCTGGAAATCTGGACCAAAGCATAATAATTTAACCTGAACCATTGCTGCGTCAATAAATGGGTTCACATCTTTTGGTCCTGGAGATGGCCCACAAAGAAGCTGAGTTGACATTGCAATCAGCATGAAATTAAGAAGCTCCAAGTGTAGAAGGTACGTGTTGGGACTTGTGAGAATATAAACAATAATCAGGGGAACATAATATGTAATTCTCAAGAACCACAAACCAATAGATAAGTCTAACACGTACCTCACAGCTACTGAGCTGATAAAACTAAGCACCCTATGCATAATTAGATCTTCAATGCTTTCatctgcataaaaaaaaaaacactaatttgAGTCCTATAATGATTTTTCTACTAAGCATAGAAAAATAGCAATAAAAAAAGCAGCTAAAATACAGCTAAAAACAAATAACTGGAGAACCTATTGCAGTTCCCATCTAAAATCCAAATTCCAATCACCCAACAAAGCCAGGAAAGCCCCAGTAGAAATGACATAGGATATGTTCAACTAACCCAAGGTATATCGTGTGATAGTCTTCATGGACAGATCAAATGTTTCCTTCAAATTCACTTTAACTTTGAGGTCCATCAAGGGCAGGAAATTCTCTAGCAGCCACCTTAACTACCATCTAACTATGTTGAAAAGAACACCAATCCTTCATCCTCATTGCATTCTCATTGAGAAAAGAAATTATGTATTGGTTCAAGGCAGATTTCTAGGGAAATAGTTGCAGCAAGACCATCTAATGCAATCACACCAATCCTTCATCCTCATTGCATTCTCATtgagaaaagaaattatgaattgGTTTCAAGGCAGATTTCTAGGGAAATAGTTGCAGCAAGACCATCTAATGCAATCACTCCTACCTACATACATTACTAGTGTGATAGATAAGAAAGAGAGGCTCCTGAATGATGTGAGCTACTTACATGGCAATGCTAGGGCAATGAGATACGCCCTAACATTATAAATGGAAATCCAGAATAACAACTATGCTACTATCACCCATCTAGGCTTAACTCAAGCAGGTGAAAAAGAAACACCTGTGCATCAAATGCGATGTTTtgataaattcttatataaagaCAGGAGCATTTTCGACCAAGCACCCCGCAACACAGACAAAAAGAGTGGATATTTGATTTccagtaattatataaatatataccttTCTTTTCTAAACTGTCTCCAAATAAATAGAACTCTCCAAAGGTAAAGTTCAAGGTCCTCCATTTCTTACATTACACACGTTTTTCAAGAAACataaaagatttttataaaagccatgataaatctaatataaaacataatacaATTTCGGAAAATCACCTATTGTTAACTGCCGTTTCAAACCACATCAATGATATAtctaatataaaacaaaatacaattttgGAAAAACGCCTATTACAAACAGCTGTTTCAAACCACATCATTACTTTCATATATGATCATGAAGGAGTAACTCATAAACTAACATTGCAGCGAATTACAAATGAAGTACCTTGGATCAAGTCCTTTGGTATAGGTTCTTTCTCATCTAAGGACAAGTACAAATCCTCAATGTCATCACTTTTGGCATTTTCAATCAAGTGTTTTAAGAAGACAGATGTGATGTAGACAGCATTAACAGCCTTATCGTATACATCGGACGGAGCACCAGAAGCTGATATACAGTCTTGCAAACACCATGAAAGGTGGATCAAAAACTTTGCCAGGTGCCTGGTGCATTGGTTGTTTTGCGCTGCACGAAGGGAGAAAACCAAAACAGGCACAAAATCgaaatatcaaaattcaaaacaacaataaaagaGGAAATGGTGAGTGATCACATAGAAGCCAAATTCAGATGTACAAAACTCGAAAAAATAGCATAAATCAGTCAATTACAGCATCGAATTCTAAGCATTTAAAGTAGTATCTAATTCAAGCATATCTATACACTGCGAATACAATGAGAGGGAATTAATCCTGATAATAACGAAGACTAGGGTGGAATTAGCTAACCGAAAAGCTGACAGGCCTGGAGAACACGGTGGGAGGGCCAGTGAAGGTTTAGAGGGAGTTCGAGGAGTTTCTGCCAGTAATCGGAGGAGATAGGGAACGATTCCTCTCCGACGAACGTTCCGATCAGGAACTCCGCGGTATCCTGTGGCCGCGTGTTACCGCTTTTGAGCGGCGTTGACGGCACCGACCCCATTCAAAAATACAAGAATGGTTGATTCCCAATTAGTTGGCTCTGATCAGATGACGAGCCGGCCGATCTCCCAGTCGTGATTGATTGTCGCCAACTGCATTACAGAGAGcgaaaaatagagagataagACTCGGAGAGTTAGATCGGTCGGGTTTTTACAAGATTGAAGATAAAGATCTTCGTGGAATCGTGTTAGAGAAAGAGAGCTTCGAAACGAAGGTTTTGGGAGAGACACTGACGTCTGCGGAGCACATTTGGGTCTTGACGAACGACGAGTCGTCGTCGTTACGCGTTCAGTCGTGCTATTTTGGTCGACGTAATTGTCCTTTTGCTACAGATAAGCCGGATAAAAATGTCCTTAACCACAATCCTGCCCTTAATTGTAGAATTTAATTAggagtaataatatatatcatactctCGTACtacttatatctatatatatctcatgctacttatatctttatataagatttgatatatttatcataatttaataataaataattatttaaaaaataattatttaataataataaatatatcacatctcttatataataaaataatactgtagtgtatagaattttattttaactaaaaagaaGTGTTACATACATTGAGAGATTctatcaaataaatttataaactaatatagatttatatgatatgttaaatttattttataataaaaataattttataatctaacgaaatacattaaattacgttaattaataaacttatttttatgaaatttatttataactaaaacaTGTCTCTTGATATCAAAGATTTGGGGCAATTTTCAATGAAGTCAATGACGCCGGTTATGTATACGTgtgtcaatatatatttatataggacAATTCTAATACTGCCGTAATGCTACAGCTGTCGTTGGGGCTCTCGTTTTAGCATGtattttcatgtaatttttttaagttattttttatatagattttgttaatacttttaaatatttttaaaaaataaaataaatttaaaacattattaaaaatattttcttaattagaaagtaaaaaaaaaccattaaaaaatatttttttaatcacgaattaaaataaaaaatcatttttaatgattaaaaaaataattttttattttacttcatgattaaagaagtattttttaataatattatgaattttttttattttttaaaaatatttaaaagtgttaaaaatctatataaaaaataatttaaaaaaatacataaaaattcaTGCTAGAGCTCCCGCGGGAGCCCCAAGCGAAAGCTTTAGcattattcatttatatatataattttaattttaccaaTAAATATAGGATTTGCTTATAAGGCCAAAGATTTCGGTCAAACCTCAATATTGCAATTgatcatattaaaattaaaaaaaaatatgttcttaTTACAAAATTcgtattataaattttactatatttttaaaaaaatgaaattgatgaGACAATGCATGTGTCATTTGTTGggtgtattttattaattaatggcGTGGATGCATGATGAGgcattataattaaaaaaataaaataattggatgTTTAGTTTCTCAAAAGAATAAgtaaagtaattaaaaaaaactaaacaaaggACGATTAATCCGGAGTAAGTGACCACCGAGATGATATTATCCGGTCACATTTCAatgttgaaatgatttgaattgatttatgaattgtaatattttgtaaatttcattcaaatatatttgaatataaataaattaaaatatgtatttaaatcaACGTTTTGAATTCCGTTCTA
This window of the Juglans regia cultivar Chandler chromosome 12, Walnut 2.0, whole genome shotgun sequence genome carries:
- the LOC109005081 gene encoding dymeclin-like isoform X1 translates to MGSVPSTPLKSGNTRPQDTAEFLIGTFVGEESFPISSDYWQKLLELPLNLHWPSHRVLQACQLFAQNNQCTRHLAKFLIHLSWCLQDCISASGAPSDVYDKAVNAVYITSVFLKHLIENAKSDDIEDLYLSLDEKEPIPKDLIQDESIEDLIMHRVLSFISSVAVSPNTYLLHLELLNFMLIAMSTQLLCGPSPGPKDVNPFIDAAMVQDSSLVSLVVRKLLLNYISQPGMPFKSASYSIFYEGSQPSVLQRVGSAAANFVLLPLSYLGNSKGEYSKSPLADCSLLVLLVLIHYHKCVVSNESKTDKSVDSATSDSLLKENTYFSDNHYCKALENAKDVEFDRIDVEGNAHNGPVVRLPFASLFDTLGMCLADEAAVLLLYSLLQGNSDFLEYVLVRTDSDTLLMPLLEALYNAPWRTPNQIYMLLIILLILSQDSSFNASIHKLILPGVPWYKERLLQQTSLGSLMVIILIRTVQYNLSKLRDVYLHTTCLATLANMAPHVHRLSSYASQRLVSLFFMLSRKYNKLVELRDNKGILGKGNSINSLSEDVSAELHIYTDFLRLVLEILNAILTYALPRNPEVVYAIMHRQEVFQPFKNHPRFNELLENIYTVLDYFNSRMDAQSMDGEWSVEKVLQVIILNCRSWRGEGMKMFTQLRFTYEQESHPEEFFIPYVWKLVLSRRVLSFNSGAINLFPVDPPMEKKENDGEVSSKSRNDELSMHGLLLDP
- the LOC109005081 gene encoding dymeclin-like isoform X2: MGSVPSTPLKSGNTRPQDTAEFLIGTFVGEESFPISSDYWQKLLELPLNLHWPSHRVLQACQLFAQNNQCTRHLAKFLIHLSWCLQDCISASGAPSDVYDKAVNAVYITSVFLKHLIENAKSDDIEDLYLSLDEKEPIPKDLIQDESIEDLIMHRVLSFISSVAVSPNTYLLHLELLNFMLIAMSTQLLCGPSPGPKDVNPFIDAAMVQDSSLVSLVVRKLLLNYISQPGMPFKSASYSIFYEGSQPSVLQRVGSAAANFVLLPLSYLGNSKGEYSKSPLADCSLLVLLVLIHYHKCVVSNESKTDKSVDSATSDSLLKENTYFSDNHYCKALENAKDVEFDRIDVEGNAHNGPVVRLPFASLFDTLGMCLADEAAVLLLYSLLQGNSDFLEYVLVRTDSDTLLMPLLEALYNAPWRTPNQIYMLLIILLILSQDSSFNASIHKLILPGVPWYKERLLQQTSLGSLMVIILIRTVQYNLSKLRDVYLHTTCLATLANMAPHVHRLSSYASQRLVSLFFMLSRKYNKLVELRDNKGILGKGNSINSLSEDVSAELHIYTDFLRLVLEILNAILTYALPRNPEVSSFDV